A single region of the Sphingobium sp. TKS genome encodes:
- a CDS encoding MlaD family protein, whose amino-acid sequence METRSNHVLVGTVTLLLLAAIMIAAFWFSRLSQGDNMEYDIFFKQSVNGLAKGSSVNYSGVPSGQVEKIELWKRDPGFVKVRISVKEGTPVLLGTTATIAGVGFTGVSEIVLDGAVKGAPPIACPAENPLAACPDGVPVIPTKPGALGELLNNAPQLLERLSTLTERLTELLNDKNQQSIASILANVERISGSLADRSPEIAATLAEARIAVQRTGIAAEQIGKLAASTDAMVNDEGRPLLADLRKSIQSATRSIDTLDKTIAEAQPGVHAFSNQTMPEVNQLVRDLREMSRSFRGVAEKLDQQGAGSIVGSPKLPDYKR is encoded by the coding sequence ATGGAAACCCGCTCCAACCATGTGCTGGTGGGCACGGTCACGCTGCTGTTGCTCGCGGCGATCATGATCGCGGCTTTCTGGTTCTCGCGCCTCTCCCAGGGCGACAATATGGAATATGACATCTTCTTCAAACAGTCGGTGAACGGCCTCGCCAAAGGGTCGAGCGTCAATTATTCGGGCGTCCCTTCCGGCCAGGTCGAGAAGATCGAGCTGTGGAAGCGCGATCCCGGCTTCGTGAAGGTGCGCATTTCAGTGAAGGAAGGCACGCCCGTCCTGCTGGGGACGACCGCGACCATTGCGGGTGTGGGCTTTACCGGCGTGTCGGAAATCGTGCTGGATGGCGCGGTCAAGGGCGCGCCGCCGATTGCCTGCCCGGCGGAAAACCCCCTGGCCGCATGCCCGGACGGCGTGCCGGTGATCCCGACCAAGCCGGGCGCGCTGGGCGAGTTGCTCAACAATGCGCCGCAATTGCTGGAACGGCTGTCCACCTTGACCGAACGGCTGACCGAGCTGCTCAACGACAAGAATCAGCAGTCGATCGCGAGTATCCTCGCCAATGTGGAGCGCATTTCCGGCTCATTGGCCGACCGCAGCCCGGAAATCGCCGCCACGCTGGCCGAGGCGCGCATCGCCGTGCAGCGCACCGGCATCGCCGCCGAGCAGATCGGCAAGCTGGCCGCGTCCACCGACGCCATGGTGAATGATGAGGGCCGTCCGCTGCTGGCCGACCTGCGCAAGAGCATCCAGTCGGCCACCCGCAGCATCGACACGCTCGACAAGACCATTGCGGAAGCGCAGCCGGGCGTCCACGCCTTCAGCAACCAGACCATGCCGGAGGTCAACCAGCTCGTCCGCGACCTGCGCGAAATGTCGCGCTCCTTCCGCGGCGTGGCCGAAAAACTCGATCAGCAGGGCGCGGGGTCGATCGTCGGATCGCCCAAGCTGCCCGATTATAAGCGATAA
- a CDS encoding ABC transporter ATP-binding protein — protein sequence MEPEEEMTAEEARVEKAVERDGIAISVRNLRNSFGEQVVHEGLNLDVRKGEILGVVGGSGTGKSVLMRSIIGLQTPDEGEIHVFGESMIGRLDDEALAIRKRWGVLFQGGALFSTLTVAENVEVPIREYYPNIGPKLRDEIAAYKIRMTGLPAEAGPKYPAELSGGMKKRAGLARALALDPDLLFLDEPTAGLDPIGAAAFDDQTRKLQQTLGLTVFLITHDLDTLYSICDRVAVLADRKVTAVGTIDELLATDHPWIQEYFNGPRGRAATAAVDREKNKRR from the coding sequence ATGGAGCCCGAAGAAGAAATGACCGCGGAGGAAGCGCGGGTCGAAAAGGCCGTGGAGCGGGATGGCATCGCCATATCGGTCCGCAACCTGCGGAACAGCTTCGGTGAGCAGGTGGTGCATGAGGGGTTGAACCTCGACGTGCGCAAGGGCGAGATTTTGGGCGTGGTCGGCGGATCGGGCACCGGCAAGTCGGTGCTGATGCGCTCGATCATCGGCCTTCAAACTCCGGATGAGGGCGAGATCCACGTCTTCGGTGAATCGATGATCGGTCGGCTGGATGACGAGGCGCTGGCGATCCGCAAGCGCTGGGGCGTGCTGTTTCAGGGCGGCGCGCTGTTTTCGACGCTGACCGTGGCCGAGAATGTCGAAGTGCCGATCCGCGAATATTACCCCAATATCGGTCCAAAACTTCGTGACGAGATCGCCGCCTACAAGATTCGCATGACCGGCCTGCCTGCCGAAGCCGGCCCCAAATATCCCGCCGAACTGTCGGGCGGCATGAAGAAGCGCGCGGGGCTCGCGCGGGCCTTGGCGCTCGATCCGGACCTGCTGTTCCTCGACGAACCCACGGCGGGGCTCGACCCGATCGGCGCGGCGGCCTTCGACGATCAGACGCGCAAATTGCAGCAGACGCTGGGGCTGACCGTCTTCCTCATCACCCATGATCTCGACACGCTCTATTCGATTTGCGACCGGGTGGCGGTGCTGGCGGACAGGAAGGTGACGGCGGTCGGCACGATCGATGAGCTGCTGGCGACCGACCATCCGTGGATTCAGGAATATTTCAACGGCCCGCGCGGGCGCGCCGCGACGGCGGCGGTCGATCGCGAAAAGAATAAGAGGCGATAG
- a CDS encoding MlaE family lipid ABC transporter permease subunit has translation MNKAADLAQEVRDGETVIRLSGNLSIACLNQLPDRLDAIEGPIHTIDLSDVDHMDTIGAWVLHRTIKRWDCRITGDKCDAERLIAAVGRVDEPVNIRPDYVPPWQRVVGQIGEAVLNAGSTLLGLLGFFGGTLVATWNVIRHPGRFRINAVVQRFEVVGVSALGIIGLMSFLIGIVIAQQGSVQLRQFGMEMLTINLVGRLTFRELGVLMTAIMVAGRSGSAFAAQLGTMKLTEEVDAMRTIGVSPMEALVLPRTLAVVVMMPLLGFYSSVVAIIGGGFLCAVSLDIPPITFVQRLREVVPIHDLWVGLIKAPVFGVIIALAGCFQGMQVKGNAEEVGLRTTAAVVQAIFLVIVLDAMFAVLFTWVGWN, from the coding sequence ATGAACAAAGCCGCTGATCTTGCTCAGGAAGTCCGCGACGGCGAGACGGTCATTCGGCTTTCTGGCAATCTTTCCATAGCTTGCCTCAACCAGCTGCCCGACCGGCTGGACGCCATAGAAGGCCCGATTCATACGATCGACCTGTCGGACGTGGATCATATGGACACGATCGGCGCCTGGGTGCTGCATCGCACGATCAAGCGTTGGGACTGCAGGATCACAGGCGACAAGTGCGACGCGGAGCGGTTGATCGCGGCGGTCGGCCGGGTCGATGAGCCGGTCAACATCCGCCCCGACTATGTGCCGCCCTGGCAGCGCGTGGTCGGCCAGATCGGGGAGGCCGTGCTCAATGCGGGCAGCACCTTGCTCGGCCTGCTTGGTTTTTTCGGCGGCACGCTGGTCGCGACGTGGAATGTCATCCGTCACCCCGGCCGCTTCCGCATCAATGCCGTGGTCCAGCGGTTCGAGGTGGTCGGTGTGTCCGCTCTCGGCATCATCGGCCTGATGAGCTTCCTGATCGGCATCGTCATCGCGCAGCAGGGTTCGGTACAGCTCCGTCAGTTCGGCATGGAGATGCTGACCATCAACCTCGTCGGCCGGCTGACGTTTCGGGAACTGGGCGTGCTGATGACCGCGATCATGGTCGCGGGCCGCTCCGGTTCCGCCTTTGCCGCGCAATTGGGCACGATGAAGCTGACCGAAGAGGTCGACGCCATGCGCACCATCGGCGTGTCGCCGATGGAGGCGCTGGTGCTGCCGCGCACACTGGCTGTCGTGGTGATGATGCCGCTGCTGGGCTTCTATTCCTCCGTCGTTGCGATCATCGGCGGCGGATTTCTCTGCGCCGTGTCGCTCGACATCCCGCCGATCACCTTCGTCCAGCGATTGCGGGAAGTGGTGCCGATTCATGATCTGTGGGTGGGCCTGATCAAGGCGCCCGTCTTCGGTGTCATCATCGCATTGGCGGGCTGCTTTCAGGGCATGCAGGTCAAGGGCAATGCCGAGGAAGTCGGCCTGCGCACGACAGCCGCGGTCGTGCAGGCGATCTTCCTCGTCATCGTGCTCGACGCCATGTTCGCGGTTCTGTTCACCTGGGTGGGCTGGAACTGA
- a CDS encoding HAD family hydrolase, translating into MTHRLAIYDMDRTVTFSGTYTGFLLHVAKRMAPWRLALFPGVILLMLAYVLKLITRQRLKELNQALMIGHNVERARLMPHVESYAARVVAKNVRSGALDQIAKDKADGYRLVLATASYRLYVEPIARRLGFDAVIATDHLSQDLRYVRAKIAGENCYDTGKLRMIKAWMAAEAIDRTQAHIRAYSDHVSDAPMLEFADVPFASNPHKPLAKLAAERGWKRVDWN; encoded by the coding sequence ATGACGCACAGGCTCGCAATCTACGATATGGACCGCACGGTGACGTTCAGCGGCACCTATACCGGCTTTCTGCTGCACGTGGCGAAACGCATGGCGCCGTGGCGTCTGGCGCTGTTTCCCGGCGTGATCCTGCTGATGCTGGCCTATGTGCTGAAACTCATCACCCGGCAGCGGCTGAAGGAGCTGAACCAGGCGCTGATGATCGGTCATAATGTCGAACGCGCCCGGCTGATGCCGCATGTGGAAAGCTATGCGGCCAGGGTGGTGGCGAAAAATGTCCGCTCAGGCGCGCTCGACCAGATCGCGAAGGACAAGGCGGACGGCTATAGGCTGGTGCTCGCCACCGCCTCCTACCGCCTTTATGTCGAGCCGATCGCCCGGCGGCTGGGCTTCGACGCGGTGATCGCGACCGACCATCTGTCGCAGGATCTGCGTTATGTTCGCGCCAAGATCGCGGGCGAAAATTGCTACGACACCGGCAAGCTGCGGATGATCAAGGCGTGGATGGCGGCCGAAGCTATCGACCGGACGCAGGCGCATATCCGGGCCTATTCGGATCATGTTTCGGACGCGCCGATGCTGGAGTTCGCGGATGTTCCCTTCGCTTCGAACCCGCACAAGCCGCTGGCGAAGCTGGCGGCTGAACGCGGATGGAAGCGGGTGGATTGGAACTGA
- a CDS encoding 2-hydroxyacid dehydrogenase — protein MKARPLILVAQPHLAPLLDVLSSRYDVMALWEESGRARLAEAEILVTAGEFRLDPAMLDRMAALRLIACFTVGYDGVDLDWARARGVAVTHAGDANAEDAADHALGMILAHRRQILMGDRQVRSGEWTAGAKMLTRSMTGARIGIVGMGSIGVALAERAEAMRMRIGWWSPREKPELRWPRAESLEALARDNDVMVVAAKANEENRGMISAVICDALGPEGLLVNVARGQLVDEDALIAALREGRLGGAALDVFESEPTPAARWADVPNVVLTPHTGGATYEAVGRMRDMLLANLSAFFAGEPLVSPVR, from the coding sequence ATGAAGGCTCGCCCGCTGATCCTGGTGGCGCAGCCGCATCTGGCGCCGCTGCTGGACGTGCTCTCCTCCCGATATGACGTCATGGCTCTGTGGGAGGAGAGCGGGCGGGCGCGGCTGGCGGAGGCCGAGATATTGGTGACGGCGGGCGAGTTCCGGCTCGATCCGGCGATGCTGGATCGGATGGCGGCGCTGCGGCTGATCGCCTGCTTCACCGTGGGTTATGATGGCGTCGATCTCGACTGGGCGCGGGCGCGGGGCGTGGCCGTGACCCATGCGGGGGACGCCAATGCGGAGGATGCGGCGGATCATGCGCTCGGGATGATCCTCGCCCATCGCCGGCAGATTCTCATGGGCGACCGGCAGGTGCGTTCGGGCGAATGGACGGCCGGAGCGAAGATGCTCACCCGGTCGATGACGGGCGCGCGGATCGGGATCGTCGGCATGGGCAGCATCGGCGTTGCGCTGGCCGAGCGGGCGGAGGCGATGCGCATGCGGATCGGCTGGTGGAGCCCTCGGGAGAAGCCGGAATTGCGCTGGCCAAGGGCGGAAAGCCTGGAGGCGCTGGCGCGGGACAACGACGTCATGGTGGTCGCGGCCAAGGCTAATGAGGAAAATCGCGGGATGATCTCGGCGGTGATCTGCGATGCGCTGGGTCCCGAGGGGCTGCTGGTGAATGTCGCGCGGGGGCAGTTGGTGGATGAGGATGCGCTGATCGCGGCTTTGCGAGAAGGACGGCTCGGCGGCGCTGCGCTGGATGTGTTCGAAAGCGAGCCCACGCCTGCGGCGCGCTGGGCGGATGTACCAAATGTGGTGCTGACGCCGCATACGGGCGGCGCGACCTATGAGGCGGTCGGGCGGATGAGGGATATGCTGTTGGCGAACCTGTCCGCCTTTTTCGCAGGGGAGCCGCTGGTTTCGCCGGTCAGGTGA
- a CDS encoding cystathionine gamma-synthase family protein, with the protein MTGETEADLTGAEPTRNRRRPKQPIMEIEGRKLKPATLMMGHGYDPTLSEGSLKPPIFLTSTFAFESAAAGKRHFEGVTGIRPGGAEGLVYSRFNGPNQEIAEDRLSVWEEAEDALLFSSGMSAIATTLLALVQPGDVIVHSAPLYAATEALIGRILGKFGVQWLDFPAGATEEEIGAVIEKAKGLGRVALIFLESPANPTNVLVDLEAVVARRDFLFAGEEYRPPIAIDNTFLGPLWLHPLSHGADLVIYSLTKYAGGHSDLVAGGVLGSNALINTIRLMRNTIGTILDPHSAWMLLRSLETLELRMSRAGENAAKVCTWLKDQPQVEKVVYLGFPETERQADIYRRHCTGAGSTFSLYLKGGEAEAFAFLDALKIAKLAVSLGGTETLASHPAAMTHLSVPAERKKALAISDNMVRISIGCEDAEDLIADFAQALRAVG; encoded by the coding sequence ATGACCGGCGAAACCGAAGCCGACCTCACGGGCGCGGAACCCACGCGCAACCGCCGCCGCCCCAAGCAACCGATCATGGAGATCGAGGGCCGCAAGCTGAAACCCGCGACGCTGATGATGGGGCATGGCTATGACCCCACTTTGTCCGAAGGGTCGCTGAAGCCACCGATCTTCCTGACCTCCACCTTCGCCTTCGAAAGCGCGGCGGCGGGCAAGCGGCATTTCGAAGGCGTGACCGGCATCCGCCCCGGCGGCGCCGAAGGGCTGGTCTATTCGCGCTTCAACGGCCCCAATCAAGAGATTGCCGAGGACCGGCTGTCGGTCTGGGAAGAAGCGGAAGACGCGCTGCTCTTTTCCAGCGGCATGTCGGCCATTGCGACCACCCTGCTGGCGCTCGTGCAGCCGGGCGACGTGATCGTGCATTCGGCGCCGCTCTATGCCGCGACCGAAGCGCTGATCGGGCGCATTCTCGGCAAGTTCGGGGTGCAGTGGCTGGATTTCCCGGCGGGCGCGACCGAGGAGGAAATCGGCGCGGTGATCGAAAAGGCCAAGGGCTTGGGCCGCGTGGCGCTGATCTTCCTGGAAAGCCCGGCCAATCCGACCAATGTGCTGGTCGATCTGGAGGCGGTAGTTGCGCGGCGCGACTTTTTGTTCGCAGGCGAAGAATATCGGCCGCCGATCGCCATCGACAATACCTTCCTTGGCCCGCTCTGGCTTCATCCGCTCAGCCATGGGGCCGATCTCGTCATCTACAGCCTCACCAAATATGCGGGCGGGCATAGCGATCTGGTTGCGGGCGGCGTACTGGGGTCCAATGCGCTGATCAACACCATCCGGCTGATGCGGAACACGATCGGGACGATCCTGGACCCGCATTCGGCCTGGATGCTGCTGCGGTCGCTGGAGACGCTTGAACTGCGCATGAGCAGGGCGGGCGAGAATGCGGCCAAGGTCTGCACTTGGCTGAAGGACCAGCCGCAGGTGGAGAAGGTCGTCTATCTCGGCTTTCCGGAAACGGAGCGGCAGGCGGATATCTACCGCCGGCATTGCACCGGCGCGGGATCGACCTTTTCGCTTTATCTGAAGGGTGGCGAGGCGGAGGCCTTCGCCTTTCTGGACGCGCTCAAGATCGCGAAACTTGCCGTCAGCCTGGGCGGCACCGAAACGCTGGCGAGCCATCCCGCGGCGATGACGCATCTTTCCGTGCCCGCCGAACGCAAGAAGGCGCTGGCGATCAGCGACAATATGGTGCGCATCTCGATCGGCTGCGAGGATGCGGAGGATCTGATCGCGGACTTCGCTCAGGCGTTGCGGGCGGTGGGATGA
- a CDS encoding ligase-associated DNA damage response DEXH box helicase, with product MNQRLPEPLEQWFTLRGWTPRRHQLDMLTAARSGSHALLVAPTGAGKTLAGFLPTLTDLIEKPGEGLHTLYVSPLKALAVDVRRNLLTPIEEMGLPIRVETRTGDTPSDRKARQRARPPQILLTTPESLSLLLSYSDSFLMFADLKTVIIDEVHAFATQKRGDILNLSLSRLQSINPGLRRVALSATVADVDAYRAWLAPDGDINAVTPVIGEAGADPHVAILIPEGRIPWSGHSGKYAARQVMEEIERRATTLVFCNTRGLAELIFQSLWSVNEANLPIAIHHGSLSIEARRKVEAAMAAGKLRALVATASLDLGVDWGNVDCVIQMGAPKGSSRLLQRIGRANHRLDTPSEAILIPGNRFEYLEARAALDAVEAGERDADDFRPGSLDVLAQHVMGLACAAPFREEELLAEIRSATPYGALTEEAFANVLHFIEGGGYALRAYDRFKRLTRDADGTWRVSHPRFIQQHRLNAGIIVDQPALAVRFANGRKLGTVEEGFAATLSPGDCFFFSGAALEVVRMDTTDLIVRATSKSARIPSWGGTRMAMSTRLADRVRHFLAEPGQWSRFPDDVREWLEVQKYRSALPEPGQLLIETFPHEGRHYLVCYSFEGWNAHQSLGMLLTRRMNAQGLMPMGFVSNDYALAVYGLKPITDPQSLFSADILDHEFVEWVEQSSLLKRAFRDVAVISGLIERQHPGKRKTGRQVTFSTDLIYDVLRKYQPDHLLLKAAWADARARMTDVGRLGDLIDRASATMLHIELDRVSPLAVPVLILIGREQVAQHDVEDALLIEAEALVTEAMRTD from the coding sequence ATGAACCAACGCCTACCCGAACCCTTGGAGCAATGGTTCACCTTGCGCGGCTGGACGCCCCGCCGCCACCAGCTCGACATGCTGACCGCCGCCCGATCGGGCAGCCATGCGCTGCTCGTCGCTCCCACCGGGGCGGGCAAGACGCTCGCCGGTTTTCTTCCGACCCTGACCGATCTGATCGAAAAGCCGGGCGAGGGTCTCCACACCCTCTATGTCTCGCCGCTCAAGGCTCTCGCCGTCGACGTCCGTCGCAACCTGCTGACGCCGATCGAGGAAATGGGCCTGCCGATCCGCGTCGAAACCCGCACCGGCGACACGCCTTCCGATCGCAAGGCCCGTCAGCGCGCCCGCCCGCCGCAGATCCTGCTCACCACTCCGGAATCGCTCTCCTTATTGCTAAGCTATTCCGACAGTTTCCTGATGTTCGCGGACCTCAAGACGGTCATCATCGATGAAGTCCACGCCTTCGCCACCCAGAAGCGCGGCGACATTCTCAATCTCTCGCTCTCCCGCCTCCAGAGCATCAACCCCGGCCTCCGTCGGGTCGCCCTGTCCGCCACCGTCGCGGATGTCGACGCCTATCGCGCCTGGCTCGCGCCGGATGGGGACATCAACGCCGTCACCCCGGTCATCGGTGAGGCGGGCGCCGACCCCCATGTCGCGATCCTCATCCCCGAAGGCCGCATCCCCTGGTCCGGGCATTCCGGCAAATATGCCGCGCGGCAGGTCATGGAGGAAATTGAGCGCCGCGCCACGACGCTGGTCTTCTGCAACACGCGGGGTCTGGCCGAACTCATCTTCCAGTCGCTTTGGTCGGTGAACGAAGCGAACCTGCCCATCGCCATCCATCATGGTAGCCTCTCCATCGAAGCCCGGCGCAAGGTCGAGGCGGCGATGGCGGCGGGAAAATTGCGCGCCCTCGTCGCCACCGCCTCGCTTGACCTGGGCGTCGACTGGGGCAATGTCGATTGCGTGATCCAGATGGGGGCGCCCAAGGGCAGCTCCCGCCTGCTCCAGCGCATCGGCCGCGCCAATCACCGGCTCGATACGCCCAGCGAAGCCATTCTCATCCCCGGCAACAGGTTCGAATATCTCGAAGCCCGCGCTGCACTCGACGCCGTTGAGGCGGGTGAGCGCGATGCCGACGATTTCCGCCCCGGCAGCCTCGACGTGCTGGCCCAGCATGTCATGGGTCTCGCCTGCGCTGCGCCCTTTCGCGAAGAGGAATTGCTGGCCGAAATCCGCTCCGCCACGCCTTATGGCGCGCTGACGGAAGAGGCCTTCGCCAACGTCCTCCACTTCATAGAGGGCGGCGGCTATGCCCTGCGCGCCTATGACCGCTTCAAGCGCCTGACCCGTGACGCGGATGGCACATGGCGCGTCTCCCACCCGCGCTTCATCCAGCAGCATCGCCTGAACGCGGGCATCATCGTCGATCAGCCCGCGCTTGCCGTCCGCTTCGCCAATGGCCGTAAGTTGGGCACGGTGGAGGAGGGGTTCGCCGCGACCCTAAGCCCCGGCGACTGCTTCTTCTTCTCCGGCGCCGCGCTGGAGGTGGTGCGGATGGACACCACCGACCTGATCGTCCGCGCCACCTCCAAAAGCGCGCGCATCCCAAGCTGGGGCGGCACTCGCATGGCGATGTCCACGCGCCTGGCTGATCGTGTTCGCCACTTCCTGGCCGAACCCGGCCAATGGTCCCGCTTCCCCGACGATGTGCGCGAGTGGCTGGAGGTGCAGAAATATCGTTCGGCTTTGCCCGAACCGGGGCAACTGCTCATCGAAACCTTTCCGCATGAAGGGCGCCATTATCTGGTCTGCTACAGTTTCGAAGGCTGGAACGCGCATCAATCCCTGGGCATGCTTCTCACTCGCCGCATGAATGCGCAGGGGCTGATGCCGATGGGCTTCGTGTCCAACGACTATGCGCTCGCCGTCTATGGCTTGAAGCCTATCACGGACCCGCAAAGCCTCTTCTCCGCCGACATTCTCGACCATGAATTCGTCGAATGGGTCGAACAGTCGAGCCTGCTCAAGCGCGCCTTCCGCGACGTGGCGGTGATTTCCGGCCTGATCGAGCGCCAACATCCCGGCAAGCGCAAGACCGGGCGGCAGGTCACTTTTTCGACCGACCTCATCTATGATGTGCTGCGCAAATATCAGCCCGATCATCTGCTGTTGAAGGCCGCATGGGCCGACGCCCGCGCCCGCATGACCGATGTGGGGCGTCTGGGCGACCTGATCGACCGCGCTTCGGCCACCATGCTGCATATCGAACTCGATCGGGTGAGTCCGCTCGCCGTTCCCGTGCTGATCCTCATCGGCCGCGAGCAGGTTGCCCAGCATGACGTGGAGGACGCCCTGCTGATCGAGGCCGAAGCCCTGGTGACGGAGGCCATGCGGACGGATTGA
- the gyrB gene encoding DNA topoisomerase (ATP-hydrolyzing) subunit B translates to MSEESQNSPNSNAYGADSIKVLKGLDAVRKRPGMYIGDTDDGSGLHHMVFEVSDNAIDEALAGHCDRILITLNPDGSVSVEDNGRGIPTGIHKEEGVSAAEVIMTQLHAGGKFENTSDDNAYKVSGGLHGVGVSVVNALSEFLDLHIWRDGKEHYMRFAYGDAVAPLKVTGDAPAGKKGTRVTFLPSTEKVPGDGGTFKNHTEFDFEKLEHRYRELAFLNSGVRLFLADARHEERKEVELFYEGGIAAFVKYLDRNKQPLMPDPIAISGSRDDVTIDVALEWNDSYYENVLCFTNNIPQRDGGTHLAAFRAALTRTLNNYADKSGMLKKEKVSLTGEDMREGLTAIVSVKLPDPKFSSQTKDKLVSSEVRQPLESLMADKMAEWLEENPGHGKLIIQKVIDAAAAREAAKKARELTRRKGVMDIASLPGKLADCQERDPAKSELFLVEGDSAGGSAKQGRNRHNQAILPLKGKILNVERARFDRMLSSKEVGTLIQAMGTGIRDDFNLEKLRYHKIVIMTDADVDGAHIRTLLLTFFYRQMPQIIEAGHLYIAQPPLYKATRGRSEVYLKNEAALEQYLVDNGVESMALETTGGMRSGDDLRSLIEHGRRMRAVMRYVPRRYNPAIIEALAINGALDPELSHEAQAERLANTVRWMHAQDEEGSWSGRIAEEGGFHFERLWRGVTDHHMIEAGFIGSAEARKLHSFAAEEADSYRTTSRLVTAKAAAAAEEAGDDDLPVASKRSVAVTRPSELLEAILASGRKGLAIQRYKGLGEMNAEQLWETTLDPDNRSMLRVEVEQADVADEIFTRLMGDVVEPRREFIQDNALNVANLDV, encoded by the coding sequence ATGAGCGAGGAAAGTCAGAACAGCCCCAACAGCAACGCCTATGGCGCCGACAGCATCAAGGTCCTGAAAGGTCTGGATGCCGTGCGCAAACGGCCCGGCATGTATATCGGGGACACCGATGACGGCTCCGGCCTGCATCATATGGTGTTCGAAGTCAGCGACAACGCGATCGACGAGGCGCTGGCCGGTCATTGCGACCGCATCCTCATAACGCTGAACCCGGACGGCTCGGTGAGCGTCGAGGATAATGGCCGCGGCATCCCCACCGGCATCCACAAGGAAGAAGGCGTGTCGGCGGCAGAGGTCATCATGACCCAGCTCCACGCCGGGGGTAAGTTCGAGAATACCAGCGACGACAATGCCTATAAGGTGTCGGGCGGCCTGCACGGCGTGGGCGTGTCGGTGGTGAACGCGCTCAGCGAGTTTCTGGACCTTCATATCTGGCGGGACGGTAAGGAGCATTATATGCGCTTTGCCTATGGCGACGCCGTGGCGCCGCTCAAAGTCACGGGCGATGCGCCTGCGGGCAAGAAGGGCACCCGCGTCACCTTCCTCCCCTCGACCGAGAAAGTGCCCGGCGACGGCGGCACCTTCAAGAATCACACCGAATTCGATTTCGAGAAGCTGGAGCATCGCTATCGCGAGCTGGCGTTCCTGAACTCCGGCGTGCGGCTGTTCCTGGCCGATGCGCGGCATGAGGAAAGGAAGGAAGTCGAGCTGTTCTATGAGGGCGGCATCGCGGCCTTCGTGAAATATCTCGACCGCAACAAGCAGCCGCTGATGCCCGATCCGATCGCGATTTCGGGCAGCCGCGACGATGTGACCATCGACGTCGCGCTGGAGTGGAACGATTCTTATTATGAGAACGTCCTCTGTTTCACGAACAACATCCCGCAGCGGGACGGCGGCACGCACCTTGCCGCCTTCCGTGCGGCGCTGACTCGGACGCTCAACAATTATGCCGACAAGTCCGGCATGTTGAAGAAGGAGAAGGTGTCGCTGACCGGCGAGGATATGCGCGAAGGCCTGACCGCCATCGTGTCGGTCAAGCTGCCCGATCCCAAATTCTCGTCGCAGACCAAGGACAAGCTGGTCAGTTCCGAAGTCCGCCAGCCGCTGGAAAGCCTGATGGCCGACAAGATGGCGGAGTGGCTGGAGGAGAATCCCGGCCACGGCAAGTTGATCATCCAGAAGGTGATCGACGCCGCCGCCGCCCGCGAGGCCGCGAAGAAGGCGCGTGAACTGACCCGGCGCAAGGGGGTGATGGACATCGCCTCGCTGCCCGGCAAGCTGGCCGACTGTCAGGAACGCGACCCGGCCAAGTCCGAACTCTTCCTGGTCGAGGGTGACTCGGCAGGCGGTTCGGCCAAGCAGGGCCGCAACCGGCATAATCAGGCGATCCTGCCCTTGAAGGGCAAGATCCTGAACGTCGAGCGCGCCCGCTTCGACCGGATGTTGTCGTCCAAGGAAGTCGGCACGCTGATCCAGGCGATGGGCACCGGCATTCGCGACGATTTCAATCTGGAAAAGCTGCGCTACCACAAGATCGTCATCATGACCGACGCCGACGTCGACGGCGCGCATATCCGCACGTTGCTGCTGACCTTCTTCTATCGCCAGATGCCGCAGATCATCGAGGCGGGGCATCTCTATATCGCCCAGCCGCCGCTCTACAAGGCAACGCGGGGCCGGTCCGAGGTCTACCTCAAGAACGAAGCCGCGCTGGAGCAATATCTGGTCGACAATGGCGTCGAATCGATGGCGCTGGAAACGACCGGCGGGATGCGCTCTGGCGACGATCTGCGTTCGCTGATCGAGCATGGGCGGCGGATGCGCGCCGTGATGCGCTATGTGCCGCGCCGCTACAATCCCGCGATCATCGAAGCGTTGGCGATCAACGGCGCGCTCGATCCGGAACTCAGCCATGAGGCGCAGGCCGAACGGCTGGCGAACACCGTCCGCTGGATGCACGCGCAGGATGAGGAAGGGAGCTGGAGCGGCCGCATCGCTGAGGAAGGCGGCTTCCATTTCGAACGGCTGTGGCGCGGCGTCACCGATCACCACATGATCGAGGCAGGATTCATCGGATCGGCCGAGGCGCGCAAGCTGCACAGTTTCGCGGCGGAGGAAGCGGATAGCTATCGGACTACCAGCCGTCTGGTGACGGCCAAGGCTGCCGCCGCCGCCGAGGAAGCCGGGGACGACGATCTGCCGGTCGCTTCCAAGCGTTCAGTGGCCGTCACGCGGCCGAGCGAATTGCTGGAAGCGATCCTGGCGTCCGGGCGCAAGGGGCTGGCGATCCAGCGCTATAAAGGCCTTGGCGAGATGAATGCCGAGCAATTGTGGGAAACCACGCTGGACCCGGACAATCGATCCATGCTGCGGGTCGAGGTCGAGCAGGCGGATGTCGCTGACGAAATCTTCACCCGCCTGATGGGCGATGTGGTCGAGCCGCGGCGCGAGTTCATCCAGGACAATGCGCTGAACGTCGCCAATCTGGACGTCTGA